One window of the Camarhynchus parvulus unplaced genomic scaffold, STF_HiC, whole genome shotgun sequence genome contains the following:
- the LOC115916080 gene encoding LOW QUALITY PROTEIN: zinc finger protein 260-like (The sequence of the model RefSeq protein was modified relative to this genomic sequence to represent the inferred CDS: deleted 3 bases in 2 codons; substituted 1 base at 1 genomic stop codon), with translation MPWDIEPEQELSMESREDKCPRQNLVEEAVLSGSTAQEANGEEKARRCRTRRGCKRSWRGCEGERASLGREGGRRWSQSSELVLHEQLHDGEKPHTCGECGKSFRCNSHLIQHNRTHTGERPYECDQCRKRFQTSSHLLVHQRTHTEERPFRCPDCGQRFRRNDHLVTHQRIHTGERPHECEECGKSFSQSSSLILHQRSHTGERPYECGECGKSFSQSSTLISHQRTHTGERPYECDKCRKRFHTSSHLLRHCRIHTEERPFRCPDCGKGFQRNSHLITHRRIHTGERPYECPQCGKSFSTSSALTRHQQRHHXGKPCKCPKCGKSFVRCSSSIPHWRRHFGEAPHVRGECGKSFRWNSDLIRHQRIHTGERPYDCGECGKSFSQSSQLIVHQRIHTGEKPFKCGECGMRFSQSSNLNTHQRTHTGEKPYECGECGQSFSRSSSLITHQMTHTGERPYECSECGKGFLTSSHLLQHHQSHTEERPFQCPDCEKGFQHKSQLITHQRAHRGERPYECDKCRKRFLTSSDLLRHYRIHTEERPFRCPDCGRGFKHNSTLVRHQRIHTGERPYESPQCGKSFSSSSNLTQHQRRHH, from the exons atgccCTGGGACATTGAGCCAG agcaggagctgagcatggagagcagggaggacaaatGCCCGCGGCAGAACCTGGTGGAAGAGGCCGTTTTGAGCGGCTCCACGGCGCAGGAAGCCAACGGGGAGGAAAAGGCCCGGAGATGCCGCacgaggaggggctgcaaacgCAGCTGGCGGGGATGTGAGGGGGaaagagccagcctgggccGGGAAGGCGGCCGGAGATGGAGCCAGAGCTCGGAGCTGGTGCTCCATGAGCAGCTccatgatggggagaagccccacacGTGcggggagtgtgggaagagcttcaggtgCAACTCCCACCTGATCCAGCACAATAGGACCCACACTGGGGAACGGCCCTACGAATGTGATCAATGcaggaagaggtttcagaccagctcccatctcctcgTGCACCAGCGCAcgcacacagaggagaggcccttccgctgCCCCGACTGCGGGCAGCGCTTCAGGCGCAACGACCATCTTGTCACACACCaacgcatccacactggggagaggccccaCGAGTGTGaggaatgtgggaagagcttcagccagagctccagcctgatCCTGCACCAGAGGTCCCACACTGGGGAacggccctacgagtgtggggagtgtgggaaaagcttcagccagagctccacTCTCATCAGCCACCAGAGGACCCACAcaggggagaggccctacgagtgtgataaatgcaggaagaggtttcacaccagctcccatctcctccgGCACTGTCGgattcacacagaggagaggcccttccgctgCCCCGACTGCGGGAAGGGATTCCAGCGCAACTCCCACCTCATCACCCAccggcgcatccacactggggagaggccctacgagtgtccccagtgtgggaagagcttctccaCCAGCTCAGCCTTGACCCGACACCAACAGAGGCACCACTAAGGGAAGCCCTGCAAGTGCCCcaagtgtgggaagagcttcgtgcgctgctccagctccatcccccacTGGAGGAGGCActttgg AGAAGCCCCACACGTGcgtggggagtgtgggaagagcttcaggtgGAACTCCGACCTAATCAGGcaccagaggatccacactggggag cGGCCCTACGActgtggggagtgtgggaag agcttcagccagagctcccagctgatTGTGcaccagaggatccacactggggaaaagCCCTTcaagtgtggggagtgtgggatgcgcttcagccagagctccaaCCTTAACACGCACCAGAGGACCCACACTGGGGAGAAGCCCTACGAGTGCGGGGAGTGTGGACAGAGTTTCAGCCGGAGCTCCAGCCTGATCACGCACCAGATGACCCACACTGGagagaggccctacgagtgttCCGAGTGTGGGAAGGGGTTTCTGACCAGCTCCCATCTTCTCCAGCACCATCAGagtcacacagaggagaggcccttccagTGCCCCGACTGTGAGAAGGGattccagcacaaatcccaaCTCATCACCCACCAGCGTGCCCACAgaggggagaggccctacgagtgtgatAAATGCAGGAAGAGGTTTCTGACCAGCTCCGATCTCCTCCGGCACTATCGCATTCACACcgaggagaggcccttccgctgCCCCGACTGCGGGAGGGGATTCAAGCACAACTCCACCCTCGTCAGGCACCaacgcatccacactggggagaggccctacgagtctccccagtgtgggaagagcttctccagcagctctaaCTTGACCCAACACCAACGGAGGCACCACTAA